TCCTAGCTTCGACGTAAAGGCCCTGCGACTTGTATAGTTCCGCCGATTTCAATTCTTTTTCAAGTCCCGTTTTAATATCCATTCGCTCATCTCCAATGCGACTGGCCTGCACGCCTATTTACCGGATAAAGATCGATGTGTTAAAACGGTGTCAGTTTTTCCGTTTTTAACTCGGATGTCAAGAAGATACCTTACTTATAACACTGATTTCAAACATAATAAAGCCAAGATTCTCTCTGGCTCATCGGCGCCATTTTTAGTTATTTTTTAATAATTTTGTGGCGTTACGACAAATATCGTCCAAAATGATCGACGATGATACCGGGAATGCGCGTTGTTGTGTGAAAAAAGACGCTATTCTGGAATATAGCGGTCCGATTTTCTTGGTTATGTCAATCCGACAAGGTGTTACGCAACGTTTTGATTGCCGCACGATTCATGCCCGGCACAGATAACAACGCTGTATTGGAAGCAGTGCGAATTTCTGCAATACTGCCGAATTTTTTTAACAGAGCCTCTTTTCGCTTTTTCCCGATACCCGGAACCGTATCCAAAATCGATTCGATAGCCGTACTCCCCCGTTGCCGCCGGTGAAAGGATACGGCAAATCGATGCGATTCATCACGGATTCGTTGCAGAAACAAAAGCAGATCCTCTTCCCTGCCGAAATTGACCGGGTTGGCACGGCCCGGCAGAAAAATCTTATCTTTAACTTCCCCTCGTTTTTCATCTTTTTTTGCAATGCCCAGGATATCGAAATCATTTTCAAGCCCTAGTGACGTCAGTACACTGCAGGCGATTTGCAGTTGCCCCTTGCCGCCGTCTACCATCAGGAGATTCGGATAGGGCATCAAATCGTTTTTTTTATCGAATCGTCGGGTTAACACCTCAGCCATACCGGCATAATCGTCAGGCGCTGCAACCGTGCGAAGCTTATAGCTCCGGTAGTCAGATTTTTTGGCCCTTCCGTTTTCAAAGACGACCATTCCCGAAACCGGATTCGATGCATAGGTGTTCGAATTATCGAAGCATTCGATTCGAGCTGGATACCTTTTCAATTTCAATCGTTGTTGAAGTCGATAGAGCAACTCCTTTTCGAATGTGGCGGCCATTCGAAGATCGTTTAGCCGGTTATCCGCATTTTCTTTCGCCATGCGCACGAGTTTCCATTTTTCGCCTCGCTGAGGGCACAGGATGCTGATTTTTTTTCCTTTTTGGTCCTTTAACCAGTTTTCAAGCAAGGGGGCCTCTTCAATGGCAATGGAAAGAAGTATTTCCTCCGGTGCTTGCTGGGCTTGCTCGTAATATTGCCGGATAAAGGCAGCCGCCATCTCCTCATCGGTGGCGATCGTTTCCTGAAATTCGAAGTGACGATAGCCCACCATATACCCGCTGCGTATGGTCAATAAGGTCATGACGGATAAATCCGGCGTGCGCGAAAGGGCAAGCACATCCCTGTCCTTTTGATCACGTGTGACTACCACGAGTTTTTCCGTGATGTGTTGAATGGAATACATCTTGTCCCTCAGCACGGCGGCTTTCTCGAAATCTTGAACACCGGCGGCCGTTGTCATTGCCGCTCTTATTTTTCGAATAAGATCCGGTGTGCGACCACCAAGGAACAAAACCACCTCATGCACCATATCGTCATAGGCAGCTGCATCAACAGGCAAACAACAGGGCCCTAAACACCGTCCCATTTGATAATTCAAGCAAGGCCGGGATCGATTGCTAAATTTGGATTTCCCGCATTTTCGAAGTTGAAAGGTTTTATTGATGAGATTAAGCGTCTGATGAACGGCCTTTGCTGAGGAATAAGGGCCAAAATACAGTGCGCCATCCTTTGCCGTTTTACGGACAATCGTCAGATTCGGGTATGGGTTCGTGGTGTCGAGTCGTATCATCGGATAGCGCTTATCATCCTTCAAAATAACATTATAGCGCGGGCGGTATTGTTTAATCAGGTTTGATTCAAGAATCAGCGCCTCTTGTTCCGTGGCAGTGACAATGGTGTCAAAACTCGCAATTTTTGAGATGAGAACGACTGTTTTGATATCTGTTTGGCTTTGATTGACGAAATAGGAGGAAAGTCTGGCTTTCAGGTTACGGGCCTTGCCGACATAGAGAATGGTCTGCTCGGTATCTTTCATCAGATAGACACCGGGACCCTTGGATACATGCAACAGTTTTTCTCTAAAACTTTCGGACACCCTGCGATTCCCTTATCAAAGTTCAAACACCATCAATTTTTTCAACTCGTGTATCCGGTCCCTAAGAACAGCCGCTTGTTCAAAATTTAAATCCCTGGCGGCCGCATGCATTTCTTTCTCCAGTCCCAGAATCGTTTCTTCAATACTTTCTTTTGAGTCGTATGGACTAATAGACTCGGAAACACCTGTTTTTTCAATCGGCTCCGCTTTGTAAAAAATATCAAGGGCGGTGCCCAGGGGTTTGGTAATAGTCGCCGGCGTAATGCCGTGCCGGAGGTTGTATACCATTTGCGTCTTTCGTCTGCGTTCGGTTTCTTCCATTGCCTGTTTCATAGCGTTTGTCATTCGATCCGCATACATGATCACTCGCCCCTCGACATTTCGAGCCGCTCGGCCGAAAGTCTGAACCAGTGAGCGCGCGGATCGGAGGAATCCCTCCTTATCCGCATCGAGTATGGCCACCAGCGACACCTCGGGAATATCCAATCCCTCTCGCAGCAAATTGATGCCCACCAGAACATCAAAAACGCCGATTCGCAGATCTCGAATAATCTCCATTCGCTCCAGTGTCGTTACATCGGCATGCAGGTAGCGCACACGAACGCCCAGGTCTGCATAGTATTCCGTTAAATCCTCGGCCATGCGCTTGGTCAGGGTGGTCACGAGCGCCCGTGCTCTGTTACGGGTACATCGCAAAATTTCTTCATACAGATCATCCACCTGATGGGTGGCTTGCCGGACGTCTATCAGCGGGTCCAAAAGCCCTGTGGGCCGAACAATCAGCTCCACGGGCGGATGGGCTGATCTGCTTAACTCATATGTCGCCGGCGTGGCCGAAACATAAATGGTCTGGGAAACCCGCGCTTGAAATTCCTCAAACATCAATGGCCGGTTGTCCAGAGCGGACGGTAATCTGAAGCCGTATTCCGCCAATGTTGATTTGCGAGAGCGATCCCCTTTGTACATAGCGCCCAACTGCGGCACGGTAATATGGCTTTCATCAAGAAATACAATAAAGTCGTCGGGAAAATACTCTAGCAAGGTGGGCGGGGGCTCGCCTTGCTTTCGGCCGGTAAGATGGCGGGAATAATTTTCAATGCCATTACAATACCCGAGCTCCAGCATCATTTCGAGATCAAAATTCGTTCGTTCCTCGATTCGTTGCGCTTCCACGAATTTTT
The genomic region above belongs to Desulfobacterales bacterium and contains:
- the uvrC gene encoding excinuclease ABC subunit UvrC, whose product is MSESFREKLLHVSKGPGVYLMKDTEQTILYVGKARNLKARLSSYFVNQSQTDIKTVVLISKIASFDTIVTATEQEALILESNLIKQYRPRYNVILKDDKRYPMIRLDTTNPYPNLTIVRKTAKDGALYFGPYSSAKAVHQTLNLINKTFQLRKCGKSKFSNRSRPCLNYQMGRCLGPCCLPVDAAAYDDMVHEVVLFLGGRTPDLIRKIRAAMTTAAGVQDFEKAAVLRDKMYSIQHITEKLVVVTRDQKDRDVLALSRTPDLSVMTLLTIRSGYMVGYRHFEFQETIATDEEMAAAFIRQYYEQAQQAPEEILLSIAIEEAPLLENWLKDQKGKKISILCPQRGEKWKLVRMAKENADNRLNDLRMAATFEKELLYRLQQRLKLKRYPARIECFDNSNTYASNPVSGMVVFENGRAKKSDYRSYKLRTVAAPDDYAGMAEVLTRRFDKKNDLMPYPNLLMVDGGKGQLQIACSVLTSLGLENDFDILGIAKKDEKRGEVKDKIFLPGRANPVNFGREEDLLLFLQRIRDESHRFAVSFHRRQRGSTAIESILDTVPGIGKKRKEALLKKFGSIAEIRTASNTALLSVPGMNRAAIKTLRNTLSD
- the uvrB gene encoding excinuclease ABC subunit UvrB, which produces MPLFELTSPFTPKGDQPAAIAELSRSILSGEAHRVLLGVTGSGKTFTMAHVIASVEKPALVIAPNKTLAAQLYNEFRSLFPFNAVEYFVSYYDYYQPEAYIPASDTYIQKDSSINEMIDKLRHSATRSVLSRQDVIVVASVSCIYGLGAPEDYLGMRINLKTDGELSREKLLRGLVDMQYERNDVDFHRGTFRVRGDRVEIFPAYEEDKALRIEFFGDQIDCLAEIDPLRGIVVNRMAKATIFPASHFVTDKATLRRAIDTIKAELKDRVAYFVSQKKFVEAQRIEERTNFDLEMMLELGYCNGIENYSRHLTGRKQGEPPPTLLEYFPDDFIVFLDESHITVPQLGAMYKGDRSRKSTLAEYGFRLPSALDNRPLMFEEFQARVSQTIYVSATPATYELSRSAHPPVELIVRPTGLLDPLIDVRQATHQVDDLYEEILRCTRNRARALVTTLTKRMAEDLTEYYADLGVRVRYLHADVTTLERMEIIRDLRIGVFDVLVGINLLREGLDIPEVSLVAILDADKEGFLRSARSLVQTFGRAARNVEGRVIMYADRMTNAMKQAMEETERRRKTQMVYNLRHGITPATITKPLGTALDIFYKAEPIEKTGVSESISPYDSKESIEETILGLEKEMHAAARDLNFEQAAVLRDRIHELKKLMVFEL